In the genome of Thunnus thynnus chromosome 6, fThuThy2.1, whole genome shotgun sequence, the window GTGATGCACATGACAGTGATATGAACAGCAGGCATGAGAGAACAAAAtggtttttcttctctttctatgtgtgtgtgtttatgtttctaTATCACCATCATCTCTGGAAATATTCTTGTTGTTATGGCTTATTCTGAACGACAACAAGAACACTTAGTGAAGGGTGAATTGAGACACTCTGAAGCTTAACTTACTCAATGAAACATCATAGATGGGGGAAGACGGTGTGGCTGATGAAAAACGGTACtatctgttttaaattaagggaagttgttttgttttgtgaggGAAAACTGCGTTTAGGTCATTAGTTGATCCTCAGATGCCAAATCTGATCCTTCAAGAAAATATGTAGCCGGTGTCAGATACTGGAGAAGCTCTGTGCTTTCATGCCCggtcatttctttttttcttctttcatttcagGACGTCGTTACCTGCTCCCATGTTTTCCAGAAACACTATCAGTGTCTGGAGTATCCTGAAGAAATGCATCGGACTGGTAAGAACAAGCTGTTTCCAGACGCAAAGCAAATGCTACTTTTCTACATATACAGTTCATGACAGTATCAGTATCCGGGTGATAATTACCCTGGACAGATGGAAACGTCTTTAATGGGTTATTTAGATTCTGTTATAGGTGACAGAATATAACAGACCATATACTAGATACAATATAATAGACAAAATGACTTTTAACTGGCACATGTCCAAACTGGTTGCGTAAAATGTCAGTGATTTGGTAACATTAACCAACAATTATTTCAACATCAGTCTGGAGATATTAGCACATTATCTTGTTTATTACAACAGTAATTTTCTCATGTATTGGTTGCACATATTCTGTTAGCCGAGGTCAAACTTAATATGATTTGGCTGAGGTTTACAGTTGTTCTGTGCTTTTCAGGAACTTTCCAAGATCACGATGCCCATCGTCTTCAACGAGCCTCTGAGCTTCCTGCAGAGAATCACAGAATACATGGAACACACTTACCTCATCAACAGAGCCTGCTCGCTGCCCGACTCCATAGAGCGCATGCAGGTCAgacagtcacacaaacacacacgtgcattTGTCATCTACAtgcatttttactttatatCTCCATAGAACACATGACTGGATAGTGAGGAAAACACTAGAGCTGGAAAAAGTGTAACTCCTTAAGTCATCATATATAAGCAGCCAGTCATCAGTGTGTGGACTTGGAAGAAATAGAcatcatgttcatttttttaacattttcctctcaaaatgtgtcattaatGACACATAATCAGGCCAAATCAGAGGCATAAGCTGTATGTGGTGCTGCGGTGTCCCAAACCTTTACATGATATTCAAAGAATCCATCATAGCCAAGTTTAATTTTCAATAATAAATGAGTCCTGTTGGTAATTCTTATAAAGACTGAGTAAGtcttttgaaatatatatatatatatgtaagatttaatagagaaaaaacaaatttccaATTGTACTGTGAAAATCCTAAAAGAACCAAacctttttcttaaaaaaaagggataaaaagtctttttttctcttttttttaaatatttttaaaactgtatagGAATCATAAAAGATTTCATTGGAAAAGGTGAAAATCCTCAAGCATACAgttatattttacagtattgtAGTATTCAGAAACACATATACTCATTAACAAATATCAGCTCAAGCTCAGGATTGTGAGaacatgcaacacacacagaaatagaaacacacacactaacatggTCTGTGATTGTCTTCAGGCAATAGCTGCATTTGCTGTGTCAGCAGTTGCGTCTCAGTGGGACAGAACTGGAAAACCCTTCAACCCTCTGCTGGGAGAGACCTATGAActcaccaggtacacacacacacacacacacacacacacacacacacacacacacacacacacacacctctcgtTTTAAGGTCAACAGCTTAAACAGTATATTTAACCTCTTTCCTCTCCGCTGCCTTCAACAGAGAGGACCAGGGTTTCCGGCTGGTATCCGAGCAGGTATCCCATCATCCCCCAGTCAGTGCCTTCCACGCAGAGAGCCTGGTCGGGGACTTCGTCTTCCACGGCTCCATCTACCCCAAACTCAAATTCTGGGGCAAGAGTGTTGAGGCTGAGCCTAAAGGGACCATCACACTAGAGCTACTCAAGTAAGTCggaggaaatgtgtttgtgctcatatgattttttttaaaatacagaacGTGTTCCtcatttcttctcctctcctggCTCCCGTTCTTCTCGTCCTTTCTGTACTTTTCCCTACTCCCCTCTGTCCTCCCTACACGTCTGCTGCATCTCCCGGTGCTCttctcttcatccctccatctctcacCTCTCCttatatctctctctcccttcctctcctcttctcctccaggCACAACGAGGCGTACACATGGAGTAACCCATACTGCTGTGTACACAATATCATCCTGGGCAAACTATGGATAGAGCAGTATGGCACAGTGGAGATAGTCAACCACAGGTAAGTTATACATGCACGGCAGCTCTCGTGCAGtttgtagttcttttaatgAGCAGATAAAACAATTTAACACTTACATTCGTCACTATGGGAACTGAGTGCAGTTGTTCAAGAGGAAAAATTCAACTTCAGAGAAAACCGAACCACAGTCAAATTctaacaaaaaacagcaaaagtgaCGCTGTTATGTCTGTTACTCACAGAGCTGTTCAGCATTCCTGTCCGGCGCTTTTATTTACTCTGTCCCAGTGTTTACTCTGACTCTGAAGAACGCAGCTTGTTTACTCTCCGCGTGGCGTCTCAGGCAAACAATCTCTGGATAACTcttaaaatctttatttatccagACAGGCTCTACAAAGCTTGTGTTATACTTATTTGTGTCACCCTCAGTTTCATATTCACACAGTCGCAAAGATTCACACCAGGAGCTGTGAAGTAGTCAAATCACAGTCGAGCACAGCGTGCCGCTACAGAGCTTTACTGTCGCGCTGATCGGATAAGAGTCTCGCCTGGAAAACGTCTCTGTTCTCCTGCATTAGTTTTTAATCAGTCTGGGATTCAGTCAAGCCTGTGAATATTATTACTAACATGATTTATCAAATGTTTATGTAgtggttttatttcattgtctttattagaacaaacaaaaaaccccctGACAATATTCCAATATTGAgcagttattatttattttgaccTTCTAGGTTCAGTTCACATTaattcacaaaaacacagacagtgaagaGAAGGTAACtgactcttcttctctcttttctcctgcaGCACCGGAGACAAGTGTGTGTTGAATTTCAAGCCCTGTGGGATGTTTGGCAAAGAGCTGCACAAAGTGGAGGGATACATCCAGGATAAGAGGTTAGAGTTTACTCTCTACTTGCTACGTCAACTACAGTATTTGATATCATGTTAAGTTTGGAACATCGTTATATTAATCTGGTTCTTCCTTTtccttcactttcactttcccTGTattatttcctctctctcttctgtcttttcctacctttctcctctctccctgttcctctctgttctgtctttctctccgtCCAGTAAAAAGAAGCTCTCTGTCATCTATGGGAAGTGGACAGAGTGCATGTGGAGTGTTGACCCTCAGGCCTACGAGGCGCACAAGAAGTCAGAGAAGAAAGGAGACAACAAGAAGCACAAAAATGTGAGAACGGATTACAAAATCCGTGACTTGACACGTGTCTGGAGAAATAATGTTGCGCAAGAAAAATTGTTCTTAGATGGCGCTTTTAGCAGCAGTTTCAACATAACAGCTGTGAAAAGATCGATTACAGCCATAAAACTGTTGTTACTGGAGCTGTGACTTATAAATGGTTACTGTTTGTAGAGACAGTATGAGTCATGTGAGATGTTATTGTGGTTAAAATGAAGTGTTTTATTTCCAGGAGGAGCAGGTGGGAGCGGAGAACGATGATGCAGACGACATGC includes:
- the LOC137184191 gene encoding oxysterol-binding protein-related protein 2-like; the encoded protein is MSNEDEFYDAVTGLDSDESYEGVSEASFKDALVFDSSSQKKNGSVPQENGIKKHRTSLPAPMFSRNTISVWSILKKCIGLELSKITMPIVFNEPLSFLQRITEYMEHTYLINRACSLPDSIERMQAIAAFAVSAVASQWDRTGKPFNPLLGETYELTREDQGFRLVSEQVSHHPPVSAFHAESLVGDFVFHGSIYPKLKFWGKSVEAEPKGTITLELLKHNEAYTWSNPYCCVHNIILGKLWIEQYGTVEIVNHSTGDKCVLNFKPCGMFGKELHKVEGYIQDKSKKKLSVIYGKWTECMWSVDPQAYEAHKKSEKKGDNKKHKNEEQVGAENDDADDMPEVQETVSVVPGSTLLWRIDSRPAHSATMYNFTNFAMCLNELEPGMEAILAPTDCRFRPDIRAMENGNMDDASREKERLEEKQRAARKERAKNDEEWSTSWFQMSTNPYTGSQDWNYSGGYFNRNYHDLPDIY